The following coding sequences lie in one Candidatus Eisenbacteria bacterium genomic window:
- a CDS encoding heme lyase CcmF/NrfE family subunit → MTQLGSWALYAAFAAGSIAFLLSAAAGLRKAPALLEWARRGAAAASFFTTLSAAGLISAFIAGDYRWAYVYSHSDRDLSLFYKIGALWGGQEGSLLFWALLLGFFTVGAVIRHRRDPLDWFAPVLSTLLMILVFFLGLVLFVSNPFARIPGFVPPDGHGLNPLLQHPSMMIHPPSLYIGCVGMAVPYAMAVGALISGRLDDEWIRKSRFWALLAWIFLGAGNVIGGRWAYAELGWGGYWAWDPVENASLLPWLVGTAYLHSIMAQEQRGMLKIWNIVLAMTMFLLTILGAFITRSGVIQSVHAFARSNIGYFLLGFLVVFIIFSIVLLFVRLSKLRSDHQIENLLSREAFFLLTNVVLLLAAFAVLWGTVSPMITERLGGRSISVGPPYFNRMMTPLGLILLFMTGVGPFLPGQNTRLVDLLRGAALPVLAAGMSAMVAAVSGSSGWALTAQALCVFVLMTVLQSIFRGARDRRRGSRESAPVALLRLFAANRRRYGGRIVHFGVALVFLGFSGNAFKVEKDAFLLPGETTTLGSYTLTYLGMEKNSLGRVEQVGINLLLSRHGKDLAILFPQKNWYKKSEQQTSEVAIYSRLREDIYAVFAGSEGSKVSVRVFLNPLVSFFWIGSLVMGIGAVFAMTPFARRREESFPASQGKRGS, encoded by the coding sequence ATGACGCAGCTGGGATCGTGGGCTCTGTATGCCGCTTTTGCCGCGGGATCTATAGCATTCCTTCTCTCTGCGGCCGCGGGGCTTCGCAAAGCGCCCGCGCTTCTCGAATGGGCGCGCCGGGGCGCCGCCGCCGCGTCATTCTTTACCACACTTTCTGCGGCCGGATTGATTTCGGCTTTCATCGCCGGCGACTACCGATGGGCTTACGTCTACAGCCATAGTGATCGTGACTTGTCCCTCTTCTACAAAATCGGCGCCCTCTGGGGCGGACAGGAGGGTTCTCTTCTTTTCTGGGCGCTGTTGTTGGGGTTCTTCACCGTTGGTGCGGTCATCCGCCATCGGCGGGATCCGCTGGATTGGTTCGCTCCCGTCCTATCGACGCTGCTGATGATCCTGGTCTTTTTCCTGGGTCTTGTCCTCTTTGTCTCCAATCCTTTCGCGCGTATTCCAGGCTTTGTTCCGCCCGATGGGCATGGTTTGAATCCCCTGCTTCAGCATCCCTCCATGATGATCCACCCGCCGAGCCTCTATATCGGCTGTGTCGGCATGGCCGTGCCCTATGCGATGGCCGTCGGCGCTCTGATCTCCGGGCGCTTGGATGACGAATGGATTCGTAAAAGCCGTTTTTGGGCTCTCCTGGCTTGGATCTTTCTCGGCGCTGGAAACGTCATCGGCGGGCGCTGGGCTTATGCGGAACTCGGCTGGGGCGGCTATTGGGCCTGGGATCCCGTCGAAAACGCCTCGCTGCTTCCCTGGCTTGTAGGGACGGCCTACCTGCATTCCATCATGGCGCAGGAACAGCGGGGAATGTTAAAGATCTGGAATATAGTGCTTGCCATGACCATGTTTCTGCTCACCATACTCGGCGCCTTTATTACGCGGTCCGGGGTGATCCAGTCTGTGCATGCCTTCGCCCGCTCGAATATCGGCTATTTCCTTCTGGGGTTTCTGGTGGTCTTTATCATTTTCTCGATCGTGCTCCTGTTTGTGCGCTTATCGAAACTCCGCAGCGACCACCAGATAGAAAACCTGCTCTCGCGCGAAGCCTTTTTTCTACTGACCAATGTCGTCCTGCTCCTCGCCGCGTTTGCCGTGCTGTGGGGAACAGTATCACCCATGATCACGGAGAGGCTCGGCGGCCGGTCGATTTCCGTGGGGCCGCCTTATTTCAACCGGATGATGACCCCCTTGGGACTCATCCTTCTCTTCATGACGGGGGTCGGGCCGTTTCTGCCAGGGCAAAATACACGACTCGTCGATCTTCTCCGGGGCGCCGCCCTGCCTGTCCTCGCCGCCGGGATGAGCGCCATGGTTGCCGCGGTCTCCGGCAGTTCCGGGTGGGCTCTGACCGCGCAGGCTCTCTGCGTCTTTGTTTTGATGACGGTGCTTCAGTCGATTTTCCGGGGAGCCAGAGACCGCCGCCGCGGTTCGCGGGAATCGGCGCCGGTCGCCTTGTTGAGGCTCTTTGCCGCCAATAGAAGGCGGTATGGAGGACGTATTGTACACTTCGGCGTCGCGCTGGTCTTCCTGGGCTTTTCAGGGAATGCTTTCAAAGTTGAGAAGGACGCCTTTCTGCTTCCCGGTGAAACGACGACTCTGGGCTCTTATACATTGACCTACCTGGGCATGGAGAAGAACAGCCTGGGTCGTGTCGAGCAGGTTGGGATCAATCTTTTATTAAGCCGGCACGGCAAAGATCTCGCCATTCTCTTTCCTCAAAAGAATTGGTATAAAAAGAGTGAACAACAGACATCTGAAGTGGCGATCTATTCCCGCCTGAGAGAAGACATCTATGCCGTTTTCGCCGGATCTGAGGGGAGTAAAGTCTCTGTTCGCGTTTTTCTGAATCCGCTGGTGTCGTTCTTTTGGATCGGGAGTCTGGTCATGGGGATCGGCGCTGTCTTTGCCATGACCCCTTTCGCGCGGAGAAGAGAAGAATCATTCCCTGCATCGCAGGGGAAACGGGGTTCATGA
- a CDS encoding cytochrome c maturation protein CcmE, producing MNRRVRISIAVAILGCGFALLVGQGLKGTMIYSLTVDEVVGRNHKDPVDGLRVEGRIVSGSIVQRPADNFLKFEMTDGKSTLPVIYRGIVPDTFGDMGEVTVEGRYLPDGGFVADFLMAKCPSKYEMDPEALENRGGDHPPAPESR from the coding sequence GTGAACCGCCGCGTCCGGATATCGATCGCGGTCGCCATCCTCGGATGTGGCTTTGCGCTCCTGGTCGGCCAGGGTCTGAAAGGAACGATGATCTACAGCCTCACGGTGGACGAGGTTGTCGGCCGCAATCATAAGGACCCCGTCGATGGACTTCGAGTTGAGGGCCGGATTGTGTCCGGCAGTATTGTACAACGGCCTGCCGATAACTTTCTCAAGTTTGAAATGACCGACGGCAAATCCACCCTGCCCGTTATTTACCGCGGCATCGTTCCCGACACCTTTGGGGATATGGGCGAGGTCACGGTGGAAGGGCGTTATCTGCCGGATGGCGGATTCGTAGCGGATTTTCTTATGGCCAAATGTCCCAGCAAATATGAGATGGATCCAGAAGCCTTGGAGAACCGGGGGGGGGACCATCCGCCGGCGCCGGAGTCCCGTTGA
- a CDS encoding PHP domain-containing protein: MTCSHRAGADLHLHTYYSDGWLSPRELVLACVSAGLEAVALTDHDTVKGLPQTRSIAEAHGLRFVPAVELSVNFEGRDLHILAYYIDPDHEQLSDYLKEMEIRRRHRIEKIVGRLQELGVSITVESVFSLAPETSSIGRPHVAQALLKRRQVSSFQEAFTKYLGTDAPVNIPKETATLEEAMSVIIDSGGCAVLAHPGFYNLDKVLPIMEPLGLTGIEVYHPSHTEEQIHAFAALAARKGLIATGGSDFHRASWNQSGPVGSIRVPCSVIDELKARAGK; encoded by the coding sequence GTGACCTGCAGTCATCGAGCAGGAGCGGACCTGCATCTTCATACTTATTATTCCGACGGATGGCTTTCACCACGGGAATTGGTGCTGGCCTGCGTCTCAGCGGGGTTGGAAGCGGTGGCGTTGACGGATCACGATACGGTGAAGGGCCTGCCGCAAACGCGCTCGATCGCAGAAGCCCACGGTCTGAGATTCGTGCCCGCCGTCGAGTTGAGCGTCAATTTCGAAGGCCGGGATTTGCACATACTGGCCTACTACATCGATCCCGACCATGAGCAGTTGTCCGATTATCTGAAGGAGATGGAAATCCGCCGGCGGCATCGAATAGAAAAGATTGTCGGCCGGCTGCAAGAGCTCGGCGTCTCGATCACCGTAGAATCGGTTTTCTCCTTGGCCCCCGAAACCTCGTCGATCGGCCGCCCCCATGTAGCCCAGGCTCTTCTAAAAAGAAGGCAGGTTTCATCATTTCAAGAAGCCTTTACAAAATATCTTGGAACGGATGCTCCGGTGAACATCCCGAAGGAAACAGCCACCCTCGAAGAGGCGATGTCGGTTATCATCGATTCGGGCGGGTGCGCCGTCTTGGCTCATCCTGGTTTTTATAATCTGGACAAGGTTCTGCCCATCATGGAACCGCTCGGGCTGACCGGGATAGAGGTTTACCATCCCTCACATACCGAGGAACAGATTCATGCTTTTGCGGCGCTGGCCGCCCGGAAGGGATTGATCGCGACGGGTGGCAGCGATTTTCACAGAGCATCCTGGAATCAAAGCGGCCCGGTGGGATCGATACGGGTTCCCTGCTCGGTTATCGATGAGCTGAAGGCGAGGGCTGGAAAGTGA
- a CDS encoding DNA polymerase III subunit alpha, with the protein MYSLLDGVSKIPDLIQRAKEFGMPSIAMTDHGNLFGAVSFYEEACKNGIQPIIGMEAYVAPGSRFDRSETRRSRPSHLVLLAQNETGYKNLMCLSSLSYLEGFYYKPRIDRELLKSHAEGLVALGGCLAGDVNTLLRMGRLEEAEQRALEYRELFDGRFYLELMDHGMAQQKEVIPLLVELGRRLKIPLVASNDCHYLDRDHAEAHDVLLCIQTGKTLDDPRRTLRFQTSEMYFKSPLEMQELFSAYPDALENTLRIAESCSLELELGRLKLPHFPCPEGFKNLEEYLAHLCREGAVERFGACEGEVLERLEYELRVIREMDYAGYFLIVHDFIAFARREGIPVGPGRGSAAGSLVAYTLRITNIDPLKYGLIFERFLNPQRVTMPDIDIDFADKDRPRIIRYVVERYGEKNVSQIITFGTMAARAVIRDVGRVLGFPYGDVDKLAKMIPAEPGMTLEKAFEQNPELPQATQADPQLGRLMRIARVLEGTNRHASTHAAGIVISPKPLLETVPLYKTNEAEVTTQFDMSASERIGLLKIDLLGLRTLTVIKDALELIRNNQGVDIDIDGIPLEDPAVFQLMGRGDTVGVFQFESAGMVENLRKLKPEVLEDLIAMNGLYRPGPLRSGMVDDFIQRKRGRKEIRYEHPKLEAILKDTYGVIVFQEQVMRIASELAGYSLGESDLLRRGMAKKKEEIMEEQKAFFVEKAVERKTSSSTATRIFEQMAHFAGYGFNRSHSAGYALVAYQTAYLKAHYPVEFMAASMTSEMSNSDRLKILLADCRRQGITVRPPDLHKSRSGFHVEGETIWFGLEAVKGVGHGAVEGILHTREREGAFQSLFHLIEHVDPGVLNKKAMESLIQAGGLDALSPNRAQLMAGLPIAMEWGARLRKDRIVGQSSLFGDGNAVGGRVPSLPDVEDWSPEEKLRREREVLGFYLTGHPLDAFGDLTRALGVQQISQMQGLPQGRKVTISGIATGIQHRIDKKGQPIAFFQIDDGSGTCECQCFANAYKDWGEYLVSDRPIHIRGKVRSEEEAELRITIDELSPLEEIFSSDSLSLHLAVHPEMEEGDLQELRRAMVQYPGPVPVFLRVDQGDGHQILIRLRSLSIRPEPELLQTLQDISGVDRVRLCIKDENGGRSAAPKRKDTVPEEAGGAATLS; encoded by the coding sequence ATGTACAGCCTCTTGGACGGGGTGAGCAAAATCCCCGATCTCATTCAAAGGGCCAAAGAATTCGGAATGCCCTCGATAGCGATGACGGATCATGGAAACTTGTTTGGTGCGGTTTCATTCTATGAAGAGGCGTGTAAAAACGGGATCCAGCCGATTATCGGAATGGAAGCCTATGTTGCTCCGGGATCACGTTTTGACCGGAGTGAGACGCGCCGCAGCCGGCCGAGTCACCTTGTCCTGCTGGCTCAGAATGAAACCGGCTACAAAAACCTCATGTGCCTGTCGAGCCTCTCGTACCTTGAGGGTTTCTACTATAAGCCCCGGATCGATCGGGAGCTTCTCAAATCCCATGCGGAGGGTTTGGTGGCCCTGGGCGGATGTCTTGCCGGCGACGTCAATACTCTGCTCAGGATGGGCCGCCTCGAGGAGGCCGAGCAACGGGCCCTGGAGTATCGCGAACTCTTTGACGGCCGTTTTTATCTCGAACTCATGGATCATGGGATGGCGCAGCAAAAAGAGGTCATTCCGTTGCTGGTTGAGCTGGGGCGCCGATTAAAGATTCCCCTGGTCGCGTCCAACGATTGTCATTATCTGGATCGGGATCACGCTGAAGCCCATGATGTCCTGCTGTGTATCCAGACAGGGAAAACGCTGGATGACCCGCGCCGGACCCTCCGCTTTCAAACCAGCGAGATGTATTTCAAATCGCCTCTGGAGATGCAGGAGCTTTTCAGCGCGTACCCCGATGCCTTGGAGAATACGCTTCGGATCGCGGAATCCTGTTCACTGGAATTGGAACTCGGTCGTTTGAAGCTGCCCCATTTCCCCTGTCCGGAGGGATTCAAAAATCTGGAGGAGTATCTTGCGCACCTATGCCGCGAGGGGGCGGTAGAGCGCTTCGGCGCTTGCGAGGGCGAGGTGCTCGAGCGCTTGGAATACGAGCTCCGTGTCATCCGGGAGATGGATTACGCCGGTTACTTCCTCATCGTTCATGATTTCATCGCTTTTGCGCGCCGGGAGGGAATCCCCGTCGGCCCCGGGCGGGGCTCCGCGGCCGGATCACTGGTGGCTTATACTTTAAGGATTACCAATATCGATCCGCTCAAGTATGGACTGATATTCGAGCGTTTTCTCAATCCTCAGCGGGTCACGATGCCTGATATCGATATTGATTTCGCCGACAAGGACCGGCCGCGCATCATCCGCTATGTTGTCGAACGATATGGAGAGAAAAATGTCAGCCAGATCATCACTTTCGGGACGATGGCGGCCCGGGCTGTCATTCGAGATGTGGGACGCGTGCTGGGTTTCCCCTACGGCGATGTCGACAAACTCGCCAAAATGATACCGGCCGAGCCCGGTATGACATTGGAAAAAGCCTTTGAACAGAATCCGGAACTGCCGCAGGCGACTCAAGCGGATCCCCAGCTGGGCCGGCTCATGCGAATCGCCCGGGTGCTGGAAGGCACCAACCGGCATGCGTCGACCCATGCAGCCGGGATCGTGATTTCCCCCAAACCCCTGTTGGAGACCGTGCCCTTATACAAAACGAATGAGGCTGAAGTCACGACGCAATTTGATATGAGCGCCTCGGAGCGGATCGGTCTGCTCAAGATCGATCTGCTGGGTCTGCGAACCTTGACGGTGATCAAGGATGCCCTGGAACTGATCAGAAACAATCAGGGCGTCGATATTGATATCGACGGGATCCCTCTTGAGGATCCGGCTGTTTTTCAACTGATGGGACGTGGTGATACCGTCGGTGTTTTTCAATTTGAATCGGCCGGCATGGTGGAAAATCTTCGGAAACTAAAACCCGAGGTCCTGGAAGATCTCATCGCCATGAACGGCCTCTACCGGCCCGGCCCTCTTCGTTCCGGCATGGTCGATGATTTCATTCAGCGTAAGCGGGGTCGCAAGGAGATCCGGTATGAGCATCCCAAACTGGAGGCGATACTCAAGGATACGTACGGCGTCATTGTCTTCCAGGAACAGGTGATGCGCATCGCATCGGAATTGGCCGGATATTCTCTCGGCGAATCGGATTTGCTCCGCCGCGGTATGGCGAAGAAAAAAGAAGAGATCATGGAGGAGCAGAAGGCTTTCTTCGTCGAAAAGGCGGTTGAAAGAAAAACCTCCAGCAGCACGGCCACAAGAATTTTCGAGCAGATGGCGCATTTCGCCGGGTATGGATTTAACCGGAGCCACTCCGCCGGGTATGCCCTCGTCGCCTACCAAACCGCCTATCTCAAGGCCCATTATCCGGTGGAGTTCATGGCGGCCAGTATGACCAGCGAAATGTCAAACTCCGACCGCCTCAAGATCCTTCTGGCCGATTGCCGCCGGCAGGGGATTACGGTGCGTCCCCCCGATCTGCATAAAAGCCGGTCGGGGTTCCATGTGGAGGGGGAAACGATCTGGTTCGGTCTGGAAGCGGTCAAGGGGGTCGGGCACGGGGCCGTGGAAGGGATCCTCCATACCCGTGAGAGGGAAGGGGCCTTCCAATCCCTCTTCCATCTTATCGAACATGTCGATCCCGGCGTCTTGAACAAAAAGGCGATGGAGAGTCTCATCCAAGCCGGTGGTCTGGATGCGCTATCCCCGAATCGGGCGCAACTCATGGCGGGCCTGCCGATCGCCATGGAATGGGGTGCGCGGCTCAGAAAGGACAGGATAGTCGGTCAAAGCTCGCTCTTCGGAGATGGAAATGCCGTGGGCGGCCGGGTGCCTTCCCTGCCCGATGTCGAGGATTGGTCGCCGGAAGAGAAATTGCGGCGTGAAAGAGAGGTCCTCGGCTTTTATTTGACCGGACACCCACTCGACGCCTTCGGGGATCTGACCCGTGCCCTGGGTGTTCAGCAGATTTCACAAATGCAGGGTTTGCCCCAGGGCCGGAAGGTTACAATCAGCGGTATAGCGACCGGTATTCAACATCGCATTGACAAGAAAGGGCAACCCATCGCCTTCTTTCAGATTGATGACGGAAGCGGCACATGCGAGTGCCAATGCTTTGCCAACGCCTATAAAGATTGGGGAGAATATCTCGTTTCGGACCGTCCTATACATATCAGAGGGAAAGTCAGAAGTGAAGAGGAGGCCGAGCTTCGCATCACGATTGATGAGCTGAGTCCGCTCGAAGAGATATTCTCGAGTGATTCGCTTTCGCTCCATCTGGCGGTGCATCCAGAGATGGAAGAGGGAGATCTGCAGGAGCTCAGGAGGGCCATGGTGCAATACCCTGGCCCCGTTCCCGTCTTTCTGCGCGTCGACCAGGGCGACGGCCATCAGATTCTGATCCGTCTCCGGTCTTTGTCCATTCGGCCGGAACCGGAGCTTTTACAAACCCTTCAAGATATTTCAGGGGTCGACCGCGTACGGCTGTGCATCAAAGATGAAAACGGCGGCCGGTCGGCCGCACCGAAGAGAAAAGACACCGTTCCGGAGGAGGCCGGGGGGGCGGCGACCTTGAGCTGA
- a CDS encoding zf-TFIIB domain-containing protein codes for MKKKAKAAPPPKIKKGASMDGSQPTVDQLRDKLRSIEEDHTRQAAETERLRQKGEQLLHQLEAARETISNLRGQLHSGSTTDELDLEPVLEEDDLLDADDPTYDFDSVGEDLHLLESRRRELDQARLEQELEQEGQTFWNICPKCGEGLEEFEFGGIKADRCETCGATLFERSEIELLLSVRPAGEILNRLQMLART; via the coding sequence ATGAAAAAAAAGGCCAAGGCCGCTCCTCCACCCAAGATAAAAAAAGGGGCATCGATGGACGGGAGTCAGCCGACGGTTGATCAATTGAGAGACAAACTCAGGTCGATCGAAGAGGATCACACCCGCCAGGCGGCGGAAACGGAACGCCTCCGGCAGAAAGGGGAACAACTCCTGCATCAATTGGAGGCGGCGCGGGAGACCATCTCCAACCTAAGGGGGCAATTGCACTCCGGCTCCACCACCGACGAATTGGATCTGGAACCGGTTCTCGAGGAAGATGATCTCTTGGATGCCGATGATCCCACCTACGATTTTGACAGCGTCGGTGAAGATTTGCATCTGCTGGAATCACGCCGGCGCGAACTGGACCAAGCCCGACTTGAACAGGAGCTGGAGCAGGAAGGGCAGACATTCTGGAATATCTGCCCCAAATGCGGTGAAGGCCTCGAGGAGTTTGAGTTCGGCGGCATCAAAGCCGATCGGTGCGAGACTTGCGGCGCGACTCTTTTCGAGCGCAGTGAGATTGAGCTGCTGCTCTCTGTTCGGCCGGCCGGAGAGATCCTGAACCGGCTGCAGATGCTGGCCCGTACCTAA
- a CDS encoding hemolysin family protein produces MSFSVIFAILYLVLAIAASAFFSATEMAILSANRFVLRRQHHGGSGAAGRAVNILVHRNERLATNLVGLNVCSITAAVVATFLVERALGPGWVSTAVTTLGMTSLLLVIAEIVPKVYARQRPDRLLISSSRALDLIYLFFLPLTRGLSLYVDGILKLIKGSERRSVLSREELKKLLREAREGAGPMQREQKMLHSILDFSDTVAREVMIPIRQIVALERGSGLDTWRQQVRRNGYTRMPVYEQRIDQMVGVVNIFDLLYQPMGGDSVQEYMRPILIVPETKPIQSLLLEMQRTRNPMVVVINEFGSCVGIVTIEDIVEEIMGEMMDEHEAEVRRIRRIAPRTWIVDGLTDIDDINEELELQLPKERYDTIGGFVLKRFGRIPKVGEVFSFRDIQFEVMDVYRFGLRSVKMVLPSQQEEEE; encoded by the coding sequence ATGAGCTTTTCCGTGATCTTCGCTATTCTCTATTTGGTCCTGGCGATCGCCGCCAGCGCCTTCTTCTCCGCGACCGAAATGGCGATTCTTTCGGCCAACCGGTTCGTCCTACGGCGGCAGCACCACGGCGGCAGCGGAGCGGCGGGGAGAGCGGTGAATATTCTGGTTCACAGAAATGAACGGCTGGCGACGAATCTAGTGGGGTTGAATGTCTGCAGCATCACCGCCGCCGTCGTGGCGACATTTCTGGTCGAGCGAGCCCTCGGACCCGGTTGGGTTTCGACCGCCGTCACGACGCTGGGTATGACAAGCCTGCTTCTCGTCATCGCCGAGATCGTCCCGAAGGTCTATGCCCGCCAGAGACCCGATCGCCTCCTTATCTCCTCCTCCCGGGCCCTGGATCTGATCTATCTCTTTTTTCTCCCTCTCACTCGGGGGCTTTCACTCTATGTGGATGGAATTTTGAAACTGATCAAGGGGTCTGAACGCCGTTCGGTTCTATCCCGGGAGGAGTTGAAAAAACTTCTTCGCGAGGCTCGGGAAGGGGCGGGTCCGATGCAGCGCGAACAAAAGATGCTGCATTCAATCCTCGATTTCAGCGACACGGTGGCGCGCGAGGTGATGATCCCGATCCGACAGATTGTCGCCCTCGAGCGTGGTTCCGGGCTGGATACCTGGCGCCAGCAGGTGCGCCGCAACGGGTACACCCGCATGCCGGTCTATGAACAGCGGATCGATCAAATGGTCGGCGTCGTCAACATATTCGATCTGCTCTATCAGCCCATGGGAGGCGATTCGGTTCAGGAATATATGCGGCCTATCCTGATTGTTCCTGAAACAAAACCGATCCAGTCGCTGTTGCTGGAAATGCAAAGAACCCGGAATCCCATGGTCGTCGTCATCAATGAATTCGGCTCATGCGTCGGGATCGTCACGATTGAGGATATTGTTGAAGAGATCATGGGCGAGATGATGGATGAACATGAGGCGGAAGTGCGCCGGATCCGGCGTATCGCCCCGCGCACCTGGATTGTCGACGGTCTCACGGATATCGATGACATAAACGAAGAACTGGAATTGCAGTTACCGAAAGAGCGGTATGATACCATTGGTGGGTTTGTCCTCAAACGATTCGGACGGATACCGAAGGTGGGTGAAGTTTTTTCATTTCGAGATATTCAGTTCGAAGTCATGGATGTCTATCGATTCGGCCTCCGTTCTGTTAAAATGGTCCTGCCATCGCAGCAGGAAGAGGAGGAATAA
- a CDS encoding hemolysin family protein — protein MLLGSAFFSGAEAGLFTLDSIQSRRLRGEKGISSRWARALLQKPSELLTTLLVGNTIVNVAFSVVGTAFFIKLLGKRSGVEWSIVVLSFLVLVFGEVSPKTIAVNFPLRASRLSAIPLRIAAIILNPLTAVFLGTSRGLLRLLGIHGELRHNEKAAGPKEVREVFREVESGEEITDQESRLVQNILGFSGTAAEEVMTPRIDMICAPDDMERGQLTEWVRKSRHSRIPIYHEDVDHILGFLHVKEFLLYPDRPLERLLRPVSFYPETTQINRIFREIQRSRKGMVIVVNEFGETMGLITREDLIEEIVGEIYDEYEKADPDIVEESEGVYLIRGGAGLEDINETLGLDLPINESVTLNGFLCELEGGIPHQRSCIKYESMIFHILEVRRHRVQKVRLVIPGTGEVAVQDEEGSS, from the coding sequence ATGTTATTGGGATCCGCCTTCTTTTCCGGAGCGGAAGCGGGTCTTTTTACATTAGATTCGATTCAATCCCGCAGACTCCGCGGTGAAAAGGGCATCTCTTCCCGCTGGGCCCGGGCTCTTTTACAAAAACCGAGTGAGCTCCTGACGACGCTGCTCGTCGGGAACACGATAGTCAATGTTGCATTTTCTGTTGTAGGAACGGCTTTCTTTATTAAGCTCCTCGGCAAAAGAAGCGGGGTGGAGTGGTCGATCGTCGTCCTCTCATTCCTCGTGCTGGTCTTCGGGGAGGTGAGCCCCAAAACCATCGCCGTCAACTTCCCTCTCAGGGCTTCACGCCTATCGGCCATACCTCTGCGGATCGCGGCCATCATCCTCAATCCGCTGACCGCTGTTTTTCTGGGAACATCCAGAGGACTTCTACGGCTGCTCGGGATCCATGGAGAGCTCCGCCACAACGAAAAGGCGGCGGGGCCGAAAGAGGTCCGCGAGGTCTTTCGCGAGGTTGAATCAGGTGAGGAAATCACCGACCAGGAAAGCCGCCTGGTTCAGAATATCCTCGGTTTTTCGGGAACGGCGGCTGAGGAGGTGATGACACCACGGATCGACATGATCTGCGCCCCGGATGATATGGAGCGTGGCCAGCTGACCGAGTGGGTCCGGAAGTCGAGACATTCCCGTATCCCGATTTATCATGAGGATGTCGATCACATCCTCGGCTTTTTGCATGTGAAGGAGTTTCTCCTCTACCCGGATCGTCCTCTGGAGCGATTGCTCCGGCCCGTCTCTTTCTATCCGGAAACGACCCAGATCAACCGGATATTCCGGGAGATCCAGCGATCCCGCAAGGGCATGGTGATTGTGGTCAATGAATTCGGGGAAACGATGGGGCTCATTACACGGGAGGATCTGATCGAGGAAATTGTCGGGGAGATCTATGACGAATATGAGAAGGCGGACCCCGATATTGTGGAGGAGAGTGAGGGCGTTTATCTCATCCGTGGCGGCGCGGGTCTGGAGGATATTAATGAAACCCTGGGGCTCGACCTCCCCATCAACGAGTCGGTCACTCTCAATGGTTTTCTTTGCGAGCTCGAGGGAGGGATTCCCCACCAGAGAAGCTGCATAAAGTATGAGTCGATGATTTTTCACATTTTGGAAGTCAGGCGTCACCGGGTACAAAAAGTACGGCTCGTGATCCCAGGCACCGGAGAGGTTGCGGTTCAGGATGAGGAGGGATCCTCATGA